From a region of the Odontesthes bonariensis isolate fOdoBon6 chromosome 4, fOdoBon6.hap1, whole genome shotgun sequence genome:
- the LOC142378437 gene encoding uncharacterized protein LOC142378437 isoform X21 has product MELLVFLLLAGLVGTTSAQATGTGTTPTPDSTTSSTVNTTSLPDNATSLPDNATSSTVNTTSLPDDATSLPDNATSSTVNTTSLPDDATSSTVNTTSLPDNATSSTVNTTSLPDNTTSLPDNATSLPDNTTSSTVNTTSLPDNTTSFPDNTTSLPDNTTSSTVNTTSLPDNTTSLPDNTTSLPDNTTSSTVNTTSLPDNTTSLPDNTTSLPDNTTSSTVNTTSLPDNTTSLPDNTTSLPDNTTSSTVNTTSLPDNTTSSTVNTTSLPDNTTSLPDNTTSLPDNTTSSTVNTTSLPDNTTSFPDNTTSLPDNTTSSTVNTTSLPDNATSSTVNTTSLPDNTTSLPDNATSSTVNTTSLPDNTTSLPDNATSSTVNTTSLPDNTTSSTVNTTSLPDNATSLPDNATSSTVNTTSLPDNATSSTVNTTSSTVNTTSLPDNATSSTVNTTSLPDNATSSTVNTTSLPDNATSSTVNTTSLPDNATSSTVNTTSLPDNATSSTVNTTSLPDNATSSTVNTTSLPDNATSSTVNTTSLPDNATSSTVNTTSSTVNTTSLPDNATSSTVNTTSSTVNTTSLPDNATSSTVNTTSSTVNTTSLPDNATSSTVNTTSSTVNTTSLPDNATSSTVNTTSLPDNTTSSVVNATSSIVNTTSSPVNTISSTVNTTSSSINTTSPFNTTFSAVNTTSSPVNVSIPAEVNTTQSTVTLTSTHGNTTSPLNQTSTQQNTTSPPPVVTTSSGNSTSSTMNTASPSVNQSTAANATSAPVQITSTSVNTTSSNTASPPAVITSSSSGHASSPAVSENSTTSIITTGAPTTVRTTTPAPPPEPKISLGFSLKQTFTPELGNASSPAFKELETKVTSALNNIYSQKFGEAFNRTIIKGFRSGSVVADVELVFNEGQTLPNATAAADTLVEAAASGNLSLPVNASTIVARVVETPTVAPVTTAPSTASAPISTTKLPTNVTSSPINLTTQLVNMTSPPVSPTTQLSNITSPHLNMTSSPTVSTSTILNATSLPLNQTSPPVSPTTQLSNITSPHLNMTSSPTVSTSTILNATSLPLNQTSPPVSPTTQLSNITSPPLNMTSPALNATSPPLNMTSPASPQVSTTPLPGHASSPAVSENSTTSIITTGAPTTVRTTTPAPPPEPKISLGFSLKQTFTPELGNASSPAFKELETKVTSALNNIYSQKFGEAFNRTIIKGFRSGSVVADVELVFNEGQTLPNATAAADTLVEAAASGNLSLPVNASTIVARVVETPTVAPVTTAPSTASAPISTTKLPTNVTSSPINLTTQLVNMTSPPVSPTTQLSNITSPHLNMTSSPTVSTSTILNATSLPLNQTSPPVSPTTQPTNITSPHLNMTSPALNATSPPLNMTSPTSPQVSTTPLPALNATSPPLNMTSPTSPQVTTTPLPANVTQPNITTVSTIITTAVPAPPRVSLGFSLQQNFSSDLGNETSPVFLALAKQVQDSLDLVYKNKFGNRFVRSKVRSFRQGSVVVDAELIFNDTSSVPEDNEVANTLVEAANSSNPNFTLSVNTATIVATRVVTTTVVPSTSVGSTVSTVAQTSPPLTSTSSPLNATSPPLNATSAPVNITSPALNATSPTVNMTSPTLNATSPPLNVTSVPPLSTTSPTAATTTATVIVTTAAPPETTVKLGFSLQQTFTSGLSNSDSDEFKTLANRIQEALDSIYRTRFGVRFLRSLIRAFRQGSVVVDADLVFHNASSVPETTEVANALVTASNSSNFTLPLNTSSVVATRINTTTQPTTPTTVNMTSPTLNATSPPLNVTSVPTLSTTSPTAATTTATVIVTTAAPPESTVKLGFSLQQTFTSGLSNSDSDEFKTLANRIQEVLDSIYRTRFGVRFLRSLIRAFRQGSVVVDADLVFHNASSVPETTEVANALVTASNSSNFTLPLNTSSVVATRINATQPTTPTTASATSPPVNMTSPPLNATSPPVNITSPPLNATSAPVNITSPALNATSPTVNMTSPTLNATSPPLNVTSVPTLSTTSPTAATTTATVIVTTAAPPESTVKLGFSLQQTFTSGLSNSDSDEFKTLANRIQEVLDSIYRTRFGVRFLRSLIRAFRQGSVVVDADLVFHNASSVPETTEVANALVTASNSSNFTLPLNTSSVVATRINTTTQPTTPTTASATSPPVNITSPPLNATSPPVNMTSPPLNATSPTVNMTSPTLNATSPPLNATSPPLSTTSPTAATTTATVIVTTAAPPETTVQLGFSLQQTFTSGLSNSDSDEFKTLANRIQEVLDSIYRTRFGVRFLRSLIRAFRQGSVVVDADLVFHNASSVPETTEVANALVTASNSSNFTLPLNTSSVVATRINTTTQPTTPTTASATSPPVNITSPPLNATSAPVNMTSPPLNATSPTVNMTSPTLNATSPPLNATSPPLSTTSPTAATTTATVIVTTAAPPETTVQLGFSLQQTFTSGLSNSDSDEFKTLANRIQEVLDSIYRTRFGVRFLRSLIRAFRQGSVVVDADLVFRNASSVPETTEVANALVTASNSSNFTLPLNISSVVATRINTTTQPTTPTTASATSPQLNSTSSLANMTSPSLNATSPTASATSPPVNITSPPLNVTSPTASATSPPVNMTSPPLNSTSPPVNVTSVPPLSTTSPTAVTTTATVIVTNAAPPETIVKLGFSLRQTFTSGLLNSDSDEFKTLANRIQEVLDSIYRTRFGVRFLRSLIRAFRQGSVVVDADLVFRNASSVPETTEVENALVTASNNSNFTLPLNTSSVVATRINTTQPTTPTTVSTTTVATTAAPTTAAATTAAATTAAPTTAAATTAAATTAAPTTVAATTAPSTTANAPTTTTTTVIFSLTMLAVAQVLINL; this is encoded by the exons ATAGCACAACTTCATCCACGGTGAACACAACTTCATTACCAGACAACGCAACTTCATTACCAGACAACGCAACTTCATCCACGGTGAACACAACTTCATTACCAGACGACGCAACTTCATTACCAGACAACGCAACTTCATCCACGGTGAACACAACTTCATTACCAGACGACGCAACTTCATCCACGGTGAACACAACTTCATTACCAGACAACGCAACTTCATCCACGGTGAACACAACTTCACTACCAGACAACACAACTTCATTACCAGACAACGCAACTTCATTACCAGACAACACAACTTCATCCACGGTGAACACAACTTCACTACCAGACAACACAACTTCATTCCCAGACAACACAACTTCATTACCAGATAACACAACTTCATCCACGGTGAACACAACTTCACTACCAGACAACACAACTTCATTACCAGACAACACAACTTCATTACCAGACAACACAACTTCATCCACGGTGAACACAACTTCACTACCAGACAACACAACTTCATTACCAGACAACACAACTTCATTACCAGATAACACAACTTCATCCACGGTGAACACAACTTCACTACCAGACAACACAACTTCATTACCAGACAACACAACTTCACTACCAGATAACACAACTTCATCCACGGTGAACACAACTTCATTACCAGATAACACAACTTCATCCACGGTGAACACAACTTCACTACCAGACAACACAACTTCATTACCAGACAACACAACTTCATTACCAGACAACACAACTTCATCCACGGTGAACACAACTTCACTACCAGACAACACAACTTCATTCCCAGACAACACAACTTCATTACCAGATAACACAACTTCATCCACGGTGAACACAACTTCATTACCAGACAACGCAACTTCATCCACGGTGAACACAACTTCACTACCAGACAACACAACTTCATTACCAGACAACGCAACTTCATCCACGGTGAACACAACTTCACTACCAGACAACACAACTTCATTACCAGACAACGCAACTTCATCCACGGTGAACACAACTTCATTACCAGACAACACAACTTCATCCACGGTGAACACAACTTCACTACCAGACAACGCAACTTCATTACCAGACAACGCAACTTCATCCACGGTGAACACAACTTCATTACCAGACAACGCAACTTCATCCACGGTGAACACAACTTCATCCACGGTGAACACAACTTCATTACCAGACAACGCAACTTCATCCACGGTGAACACAACTTCATTACCAGACAACGCAACTTCATCCACGGTGAACACAACTTCATTACCAGACAACGCAACTTCATCCACGGTGAACACAACTTCATTACCAGACAACGCAACTTCATCCACGGTGAACACAACTTCATTACCAGATAACGCAACTTCATCCACGGTGAACACAACTTCATTACCAGACAACGCAACTTCATCCACGGTGAACACAACTTCATTACCAGACAACGCAACTTCATCCACGGTGAACACAACTTCACTACCAGACAACGCAACTTCATCCACGGTGAACACAACTTCATCCACGGTGAACACAACTTCACTACCAGACAACGCAACTTCATCCACGGTGAACACAACTTCATCCACGGTGAACACAACTTCACTACCAGACAACGCAACTTCATCCACGGTGAACACAACTTCATCCACGGTTAACACAACTTCACTACCAGACAACGCAACTTCATCCACAGTGAACACAACTTCATCCACGGTGAACACAACTTCACTACCAGACAACGCAACTTCATCCACGGTGAACACAACTTCATTACCAGACAACACAACGTCCTCCGTGGTCAATGCAACTTCATCAATAGTCAACACAACTTCATCACCGGTCAACACAATTTCATCAACAGTCAACACAACTTCATCATCAATTAACACAACTTCACCGTTTAACACAACCTTTTCAGCAGTCAACACAACTTCATCACCAGTCAACGTCTCAATTCCAGCAGAGG TCAACACAACCCAATCAACAGTCACCCTAACATCAACACATGGAAATACAACTTCACCTCTTAACCAAACCTCAACTCAGCAAAACACAACCTCTCCACCACCAGTCGTCACAACATCTTCAG GGAATTCAACTTCATCAACAATGAACACAGCCTCGCCATCAGTGAACcaaagcacagcagcaaatGCAACATCAGCACCTGTCCAAATAACGTCAACCTCTGTGAACACAACCTCGTCAAACACAGCCTCGCCACCAGCAGTCATCACAAGTTCATCTTCAG GTCATGCAAGTTCCCCAGCTGTGAGTGAAAATTCGACAACTTCCATCATTACTACTGGTGCTCCAACTACAGTTAGAACTACAACACCTGCCCCACCGCCGGAGCCTAAAATCTCTTTGGGATTCAGTTTGAAACAAACCTTTACTCCAGAACTTGGAAACGCTTCATCACCAGCGTTCAAGGAATTAGAAACTAAAGTAACTTCTGCG CTCAACaacatttattcacaaaaattTGGGGAGGCCTTTAATCGCACCATCATCAAAGGCTTCAG GAGTGGATCTGTTGTGGCAGATGTTGAGCTGGTATTCAATGAAGGACAGACACTTCCAAATGCCACTGCAGCTGCTGATACTTTAGTGGAAGCTGCTGCTTCTGGTAACTTATCTCTGCCTGTCAATGCATCAACTATTGTAGCCAGAG TTGTAGAGACACCAACTGTAGCTCCAGTCACCACTGCACCTtcaacag CCTCAGCACCAATCAGTACGACCAAACTACCAACAAATGTCACGTCATCACCTATTAACTTGACCACACAACTTGTAAACATGACCTCACCACCGGTCAGCCCAACCACACAACTGAGCAACATCACATCACCTCATCTGAACATGACGTCATCACCAACTGTTTCAACCTCAACAATTCTCAATGCAACGTCACTACCACTTAACCAGACCTCACCACCGGTCAGCCCAACCACACAACTGAGCAACATCACATCACCTCATCTGAACATGACGTCATCACCAACTGTTTCAACCTCAACAATTCTCAATGCAACCTCACTGCCACTTAACCAGACCTCACCACCGGTCAGCCCAACCACACAACTGAGCAACATCACATCACCACCACTCAACATGACATCACCAGCACTCAATGCAACTTCACCACCACTCAACATGACTTCACCAGCCTCACCTCAAGTCAGCACAACGCCACTGCCAG GTCATGCAAGTTCCCCAGCTGTGAGTGAAAATTCGACAACTTCCATCATTACTACTGGTGCTCCAACTACAGTTAGAACTACAACACCTGCCCCACCGCCGGAGCCTAAAATCTCTTTGGGATTCAGTTTGAAACAAACCTTTACTCCAGAACTTGGAAACGCTTCATCACCAGCGTTCAAGGAATTAGAAACTAAAGTAACTTCTGCG CTCAACaacatttattcacaaaaattTGGGGAGGCCTTTAATCGCACCATCATCAAAGGCTTCAG GAGTGGATCTGTTGTGGCAGATGTTGAGCTGGTATTCAATGAAGGACAGACACTTCCAAATGCCACTGCAGCTGCTGATACTTTAGTGGAAGCTGCTGCTTCTGGTAACTTATCTCTGCCTGTCAATGCATCAACTATTGTAGCCAGAG TTGTAGAGACACCAACTGTAGCTCCAGTCACCACTGCACCTTcaacag CCTCAGCACCAATCAGTACGACCAAACTACCAACAAATGTCACGTCATCACCTATTAACTTGACCACACAACTTGTAAACATGACCTCACCACCGGTCAGCCCAACCACACAACTGAGCAACATCACATCACCTCATCTGAACATGACGTCATCACCAACTGTTTCAACCTCAACAATTCTCAATGCAACGTCACTACCACTTAACCAGACCTCACCACCGGTCAGCCCAACCACACAACCGACCAACATCACATCACCTCATCTGAACATGACATCACCAGCACTCAATGCAACTTCACCACCACTCAACATGACTTCACCAACCTCACCTCAAGTCAGCACAACGCCACTGCCAG CACTCAATGCAACTTCACCACCACTCAACATGACTTCACCAACCTCACCTCAAGTCACCACAACGCCACTGCCAG CAAATGTAACACAACCAAACATTACAACGGTTTCTACGATCATAACAACTGCCGTGCCAGCACCACCAAGGGTCAGCCTGGGATTTAGTTTGCAACAAAACTTTTCATCTGACCTTGGTAATGAGACTTCTCCAGTGTTCCTGGCATTAGCAAAACAAGTACAAGATTCG CTTGATCTCGTCTACAAGAACAAATTTGGGAATCGTTTCGTCCGATCTAAAGTCAGATCTTTCAG ACAAGGTTCCGTTGTGGTAGATGCTGAGTTGATATTTAATGATACCAGCTCTGTCCCAGAAGATAATGAGGTGGCAAATACTCTGGTGGAAGCAGCCAACAGTTCCAACCCCAACTTCACTCTATCAGTGAATACAGCAACCATTGTTGCAACAA GAGTGGTTACGACCACGGTTGTGCCTTCCACATCAGTGGGTTCAACTGTGTCAACAG TTGCGCAAACTTCACCACCACTCACTTCAACCTCATCCCCACTGAATGCAACTTCACCACCACTCAATGCAACTTCAGCACCAGTCAACATTACATCACCAGCACTCAATGCCACTTCTCCAACAGTCAACATGACATCACCAACACTGAATGCAACTTCACCACCACTCAATGTAACCTCAGTGCCACCATTGTCCACCACGTCCCCTACAG CTGCTACCACAACTGCTACTGTGATCGTAACCACTGCCGCACCACCAGAAACAACAGTCAAATTGGGATTTAGCCTGCAACAAACCTTTACCTCTGGACTTTCAAACAGTGATTCTGATGAGTTCAAGACATTAGCAAACAGAATACAAGAAGCT CTGGATTCCATCTATAGGACAAGATTTGGCGTCCGTTTCCTGCGATCTCTCATCAGAGCTTTCAG ACAAGGTTCCGTTGTGGTAGATGCTGATCTGGTATTCCATAATGCCAGCTCCGTCCCAGAAACAACCGAGGTGGCAAATGCTCTGGTGACAGCATCCAACAGTTCCAACTTCACACTCCCGTTGAACACGTCAAGTGTGGTTGCAACAA GAATTAATACAACAACTCAACCtaccacaccaactacag TCAACATGACATCACCAACACTGAATGCAACTTCACCACCACTCAATGTCACCTCAGTGCCAACATTGTCCACCACGTCCCCCACAG CTGCTACCACAACTGCTACTGTGATCGTAACCACTGCCGCACCACCAGAATCAACAGTCAAATTGGGATTTAGCCTGCAACAAACCTTTACCTCTGGACTTTCAAACAGTGATTCTGATGAGTTCAAGACATTAGCAAACAGAATACAAGAAGTT CTGGATTCCATCTATAGGACAAGATTTGGCGTCCGTTTCCTGCGATCTCTCATCAGAGCTTTCAG ACAAGGTTCCGTTGTGGTAGATGCTGATCTGGTATTCCATAATGCCAGCTCCGTCCCAGAAACAACCGAGGTGGCAAATGCTCTGGTGACAGCATCCAACAGTTCCAACTTCACGCTCCCGTTGAACACGTCAAGTGTGGTTGCAACAA GAATTAATGCAACTCAACCtaccacaccaactacag CCAGTGCAACTTCACCACCTGTCAACATGACATCACCACCACTCAATGCAACTTCACCACCTGTCAACATTACTTCACCACCACTCAATGCAACTTCAGCACCAGTCAACATTACATCACCAGCACTCAATGCCACTTCTCCAACAGTCAACATGACATCACCAACACTGAATGCAACTTCACCACCACTCAATGTCACCTCAGTGCCAACATTGTCCACCACGTCCCCCACAG CTGCTACCACAACTGCTACTGTGATCGTAACCACTGCCGCACCACCAGAATCAACAGTCAAATTGGGATTTAGCCTGCAACAAACCTTTACCTCTGGACTTTCAAACAGTGATTCTGATGAGTTCAAGACATTAGCAAACAGAATACAAGAAGTT CTGGATTCCATCTATAGGACAAGATTTGGCGTCCGTTTCCTGCGATCTCTCATCAGAGCTTTCAG ACAAGGTTCCGTTGTGGTAGATGCTGATCTGGTATTCCATAATGCCAGCTCCGTCCCAGAAACAACCGAGGTGGCAAATGCTCTGGTGACAGCATCCAACAGTTCCAACTTCACGCTCCCGTTGAACACGTCAAGTGTGGTTGCAACAA GAATTAATACAACAACTCAACCtaccacaccaactacag CCAGTGCAACTTCACCACCTGTCAACATTACATCACCACCACTCAATGCAACTTCACCACCAGTCAACATGACATCACCACCACTCAATGCCACTTCTCCAACAGTCAACATGACATCACCAACACTGAATGCAACTTCACCACCACTCAATGCAACTTCTCCACCATTGTCCACCACTTCACCTACAG CTGCTACCACAACTGCTACTGTGATCGTAACCACTGCCGCACCACCAGAAACAACAGTCCAATTGGGATTTAGCCTGCAACAAACCTTTACCTCTGGACTTTCAAACAGTGATTCTGATGAGTTCAAGACATTAGCAAACAGAATACAAGAAGTT CTGGATTCCATCTATAGGACAAGATTTGGCGTCCGTTTCCTGCGATCTCTCATCAGAGCTTTCAG ACAAGGTTCCGTTGTGGTAGATGCTGATCTGGTATTCCATAATGCCAGCTCCGTCCCAGAAACAACCGAGGTGGCAAATGCTCTGGTGACAGCATCCAACAGTTCCAACTTCACGCTCCCGTTGAACACGTCAAGTGTGGTTGCAACAA GAATTAATACAACAACTCAACCtaccacaccaactacag CCAGTGCAACTTCACCACCTGTCAACATTACATCACCACCACTCAATGCAACTTCAGCACCAGTCAACATGACATCACCACCACTCAATGCCACTTCTCCAACAGTCAACATGACATCACCAACACTGAATGCAACTTCACCACCACTCAATGCAACTTCTCCACCATTGTCCACCACTTCACCTACAG CTGCTACCACAACTGCTACTGTGATCGTAACCACTGCCGCACCACCAGAAACAACAGTCCAATTGGGATTTAGCCTGCAACAAACCTTTACCTCTGGACTTTCAAACAGTGATTCTGATGAGTTCAAGACATTAGCAAACAGAATACAAGAAGTT CTGGATTCCATCTATAGGACAAGATTTGGCGTCCGTTTCCTGCGATCTCTCATCAGAGCTTTCAG ACAAGGTTCCGTTGTGGTAGATGCTGATCTGGTATTCCGTAATGCCAGCTCCGTCCCAGAAACAACTGAGGTTGCAAATGCTCTGGTGACAGCATCCAACAGTTCCAACTTCACGCTCCCGTTGAACATATCAAGTGTGGTTGCAACAA GAATTAATACAACAACTCAACCtaccacaccaactacag CCAGTGCAACTTCACCACAACTGAATTCAACTTCCTCACTTGCCAACATGACATCACCATCACTCAATGCAACTTCTCCAACAGCCAGTGCAACTTCACCACCTGTCAACATTACATCACCACCACTCAATGTAACTTCTCCAACAGCCAGTGCAACTTCACCACCTGTCAACATGACATCACCACCACTGAATTCAACTTCACCACCAGTCAATGTCACCTCAGTGCCACCATTGTCCACCACGTCCCCTACAG CtgttaccacaactgctactgTGATCGTAACCAATGCCGCACCACCAGAAACAATTGTCAAATTGGGATTTAGCCTGCGACAAACCTTTACCTCTGGACTTTTAAACAGTGATTCTGATGAGTTCAAGACATTAGCAAACAGAATACAAGAAGTT CTGGATTCCATCTATAGGACCAGATTTGGCGTCCGTTTCCTGCGATCTCTTATCAGAGCTTTCAG ACAAGGTTCCGTTGTGGTAGATGCTGATCTGGTATTCCGTAATGCCAGCTCCGTCCCAGAAACAACTGAGGTGGAAAATGCTCTGGTGACAGCATCCAACAATTCCAACTTCACACTCCCGTTGAACACGTCAAGTGTGGTTGCAACAA GAATTAATACAACTCAACCtaccacaccaactacag TCTCCACAACTACAGTTGCAACAACTGCAGCTCCAACAACTGCAGCTGCAACAACTGCAGCTGCAACAACTGCAGCTCCAACAACTGCAGCTGCAACAACTGCAGCTGCAACAACTGCAGCTCCAACAACTGTTGCTGCAACCACAGCTCCAAGTACCACTGCTAATGCTCCCACTACTACTACAACTACTGTAATCTTTTCACTTACAATGCTGGCTGTTGCACAGGTGCTGATTAATTTATAG